Within the Paenibacillus sp. AN1007 genome, the region GCCGGGCAGGACGGTTACTCCTCCCCCAATCCACACATTATTTCCTACTGAGATCGGTAAGGCAATCTCCAAGCCTTGGTTTCGCTGTTCAGCATCGAGTGGATGTTCAGGTGTATAGAACCCGCAATTAGGACCAATGAATACGTGATCTCCAAAACGGATTCTACCCGCATCAAGCATAACGGTATTATGATTGCAATAAAAATGTTCTCCGATCTCAATGTTATATCCCTGATCGCAATAAAACGGCTGCTCGATCAGAAATTTCTCTCCTGTTTTTGCAAAAAGCTTCCGGATAAGAGCCTCTCTTTCCGCTAGATTGCTTGGCCGAATTTGGTTATAGTCATAGCACATTTCCTTAGCAAAAGTGCGTTCTTTAACTAACTGTTCATCATTGTTATTATCGTAAAGCAGACCCTTCTGGGCTTTTTCCTTCTCCGTCCATTTCACACTGATTTCCTCCAACACATGATTTCTCTTCGCACAGGTGTATCCTAACAGAAATCCGTGAATTCTCCAATTGTGAATGAAGGGTATCACATGCCTCACAGTCCATTCGCCTCGCTCAACCAGCAGGTGAATGGGCCTCCTGTATTTCGTATAAATACCCTAAGATATCCTCTAAATCAACGCTCCATCTGCTTGAATTCATCGACTTCCTGTGTAATAGTGAGAGAAAGCTTGCGTGAACCGTGTTTCAATACGTTAAGTTGGTGCAGAGGAGGAAAAATTGTGTTTCAACATTGGTTCGATATCCTGCCCTCATATCCTGGCGCTGAAGCGGCGCTGCTCGGGGTGATCGCCCTGCTTCTGGTAACATACCTGTGGTCGGCCACAGAAATTCGCCGCAGCCGGGAAAGACGAATACAAAGGGTACGAGATACATTATACATAAGCACAAAACTTTTGGGACAACTTACCATTTGGGAACAGCGAAAATATGAAGTATCTGAACACGAGCACCATGAGCTGCTGAAGGCAATGCTGACCTGCAGGACGGCCTCATGCCTCTCCCCGCAGCTGCATGACCAGATTCGTGAATGCGTTAAAGACCACGATACGGCCAGACTTGCACTTATGCATAAAGCGCTGGAACGAGAGTGCACCGCACTTTCGGAAGAACTCATCCGGAATGCCCATTCCGTGCACTGGGGCAGGTCCATCTGGACAATTATCCGCCCGGCTGCTGAACCTGCCGCACTTGCAGCCACTGCACTTTTATTCGGAAGTTTCTACAACAAACTCCTGAGAGAAGGCATCATGCTGGACTCATGGGAAGGAATTCTACCATGGATACAGTGCGCTTCCCTCATGCTGACCATCGTTTACGGTTATCTGCTGTGGGCCAGTCCCAAACGGGGGACAGCCGGCACCTTACTGAGATGGCTCTCGCTGCTGATTGCGCTGTGCGCGCTGCTTCACCTGATCGGACTTGCGGCAGCGCCTTACGCTCTTGCACTGCAGCTGATTCTTTTTGCCTCAGGATTCAGATTGACCGGATCACGTTCCCGCAGTGAGCGTCCCTATGCCGGGCATACCGACAGCGGAGAAGCCGGCAGCAGTGACATCGCGTCAATCTCTGAATCCGTGGAGGAGGAGATGAATGATACAGATGCCTCCCGAAAATTCATATCCAGTTCAGACAAGTGAAACATTCCAATTCAGAGAATTGAACAACTCGTCTCTAGTGATTATATTTGTCTTATAATCCTGCTTTCTGAACAGGTAAAATGGTTAGTGCACAAAAAGGGCTGTTCTCCAAGTCACTTCCGTGATTTGAAGAGCAGCCTTTCATCATTTATTTATATTGTTTAGCTGCAGGTTGTGTTTGCAGCACTTTTTACGTTTTCCACGTTTGCAGCGTTTGTTACGTTTTTTTTTGCATCTACGACCCTTCTCAGCTTATCATCCTAATTGCACTATGAAGTAAATGACGTATTTCGTAAATTCGCTCCAAACAACGTTTCAGATTTCATGTCAATACATCATGATCATACGTTTAGGCTTCTCTATCCTTTGGCACTCGCATTTGATCCACGAACGGAACGGGATGAGGTACTTCGAGAGGTACTGCCGGATTTGGAGGCGCTGCCTGAGGACGTATTTTCAAAACGCCTGCGCTCCGTTCGCTCCATCTGCACAATCTGACCCTCATGTACTACGATGTGCAGTGAACCAAACTCCATGTCATTCAGCTGTCCGGCAATTCGGTCCAACCATACCTCATCCACTTTTAACGGCTTAGCCATAGAGCCGCCTCCTCTTCTCGGGCTTCCACCCGTTATAATCCTGTTAACATCTGTATTCCAAAAGATTATAATTCATTCTTATCCAACCTATATACTTGGTTTATACAATATCAGGGCTTCCAGC harbors:
- a CDS encoding YezD family protein, with the translated sequence MAKPLKVDEVWLDRIAGQLNDMEFGSLHIVVHEGQIVQMERTERRRFENTSSGSASKSGSTSRSTSSRSVRGSNASAKG
- a CDS encoding sugar O-acetyltransferase; protein product: MKWTEKEKAQKGLLYDNNNDEQLVKERTFAKEMCYDYNQIRPSNLAEREALIRKLFAKTGEKFLIEQPFYCDQGYNIEIGEHFYCNHNTVMLDAGRIRFGDHVFIGPNCGFYTPEHPLDAEQRNQGLEIALPISVGNNVWIGGGVTVLPGVTIGDNVVIGAGSVVTKPIPAGVIAAGNPCRVIREITEEDQHKYPRI